A single genomic interval of Pyrobaculum arsenaticum DSM 13514 harbors:
- a CDS encoding HAD family hydrolase, which produces MNFIVSFWGLLVERVDFWEAWRGLVPHETVEKVAYLVSQINSAGYEVPLRVLVRIFAHETGADTSALGSKYVERVKTLMKPRRCVGEFITQLKKRGKVAVLSNTPCRCFVKEFLTEAGLEVDMVLTSDVLLRRKPLKSVFKYALAKLGSRPYEAVYFGDGEEDLGALAVGLFTVTIGFEGGHLSFPSLCDASEWVDRQFPQK; this is translated from the coding sequence ATGAACTTTATAGTAAGCTTCTGGGGCCTATTGGTGGAGAGGGTGGACTTCTGGGAGGCTTGGCGGGGGTTAGTACCTCACGAAACAGTTGAGAAGGTGGCGTATCTGGTTAGTCAAATAAACTCCGCAGGATACGAGGTCCCACTGCGGGTGCTGGTGAGGATATTTGCCCACGAAACTGGGGCCGACACGTCGGCGTTGGGAAGCAAGTACGTGGAGAGGGTTAAGACGCTGATGAAGCCACGGCGTTGTGTCGGCGAATTTATCACACAGCTTAAGAAAAGGGGAAAGGTGGCGGTTCTGTCTAACACGCCTTGCCGGTGCTTTGTGAAGGAGTTTCTAACAGAGGCTGGTCTAGAGGTGGATATGGTCTTGACCTCAGACGTATTGCTGAGGCGGAAACCGCTTAAGTCCGTGTTCAAATACGCCTTGGCGAAATTGGGGTCCCGGCCGTACGAAGCCGTTTATTTTGGCGACGGAGAAGAGGATCTGGGAGCCCTTGCCGTGGGGCTGTTCACTGTGACGATAGGGTTCGAGGGGGGCCACCTCAGTTTTCCCAGCCTCTGCGACGCGTCGGAATGGGTCGACCGGCAGTTCCCACAAAAATAA
- a CDS encoding ABC transporter permease, with product MQRLCVDHIVMLAAGDFKMRIARYLLTALAISVGVALVVALATVSDAARSYVEQTLYKVYPADVMMYSESINIPQRLLDVLRKSPSIESAEGIIITTGLYNGKVVSIVGIPLKDVDYFAIDLISGRLPVSGGEAVVEESVEARPGDEITIKVYSGALGGERTLRVRVVGVMRSFLKGFIGAFRLNLVVVPLDWLQQNLDTGPFVNTVLITARNKAEVKALYATLKETFKDAQVFSQENLLETVNQVFNALNAVFSVISGAALATAAITTFAVMSITTRERLREFGLLKAIGISSRDITLSVAAEVIAIALAAGAVGVVAGFYGASFVKQILVGMGINFDMPITFRPIYATIGLATAIVVAAVGALVPMYRVAKLRPLEILRLWQ from the coding sequence ATGCAACGCTTATGCGTGGATCACATCGTCATGCTCGCCGCCGGCGACTTCAAGATGAGAATTGCCAGGTACTTGTTGACAGCCCTGGCTATAAGCGTCGGTGTCGCCCTAGTGGTGGCGTTGGCGACTGTGAGCGACGCCGCAAGGAGCTATGTGGAGCAGACCCTGTACAAGGTATACCCTGCCGATGTGATGATGTACTCCGAGTCTATAAACATTCCCCAGCGACTACTCGACGTTTTGAGAAAATCTCCATCAATCGAGTCCGCCGAGGGGATCATAATAACGACGGGTCTGTACAACGGGAAGGTTGTGTCAATAGTGGGAATCCCCCTCAAGGACGTAGATTACTTTGCCATAGATCTCATCTCGGGACGCTTGCCGGTCTCCGGCGGCGAGGCCGTTGTGGAGGAGTCCGTGGAGGCGAGGCCGGGCGACGAGATCACCATCAAGGTCTACTCGGGCGCTCTTGGGGGCGAGAGGACTTTAAGAGTTAGAGTGGTGGGCGTGATGAGGAGCTTCTTAAAAGGGTTCATAGGCGCCTTTCGGCTAAACCTAGTGGTGGTTCCGCTGGACTGGTTGCAACAAAACCTAGACACAGGGCCTTTTGTAAACACAGTGTTGATCACCGCCAGGAACAAGGCCGAGGTGAAGGCACTTTACGCCACGCTTAAAGAGACTTTTAAAGACGCCCAGGTCTTTTCGCAAGAAAACCTGCTAGAGACAGTTAACCAAGTCTTCAACGCCCTCAACGCCGTGTTTTCCGTAATTAGCGGCGCGGCCTTGGCCACGGCGGCAATTACAACCTTCGCAGTTATGTCGATTACGACCAGAGAGAGACTTAGGGAATTTGGCCTTCTTAAAGCAATTGGCATATCGTCTCGCGACATAACGCTGTCGGTTGCCGCCGAGGTTATAGCAATAGCTCTGGCGGCTGGGGCCGTCGGCGTGGTGGCGGGCTTCTACGGCGCAAGTTTTGTGAAACAAATTCTTGTGGGTATGGGGATAAACTTCGATATGCCGATTACGTTTAGGCCTATCTATGCTACCATTGGGCTGGCCACAGCCATCGTCGTAGCCGCCGTAGGCGCCCTTGTTCCGATGTACAGAGTAGCCAAGTTAAGACCGCTGGAAATTCTACGGCTATGGCAGTAG
- a CDS encoding 50S ribosomal protein L6 produces MRVVYSVEEVEIPKGVNVSIEKTGPFDYVVKVKGPLGELVKEFRNTPVVMNVQDGKILLEVFNVRKKEYAILGTYKGILKNMFLGVTKGWRYKLKIIYTHFPVLAKVQGSQLVIENFLGRKSKITLDIPKGVKVEVKGKEDIVVEGIDRELVGTFASSIQAATELHGDERPSPHGREGTLGVVDGIYVVGVEHIKA; encoded by the coding sequence ATGCGCGTTGTCTACAGCGTTGAGGAGGTGGAAATTCCTAAGGGCGTGAATGTGTCGATTGAGAAGACTGGGCCATTCGACTACGTTGTGAAAGTAAAAGGTCCACTTGGTGAGTTGGTAAAAGAGTTTAGGAACACCCCTGTTGTCATGAACGTCCAAGATGGCAAGATACTGCTAGAGGTCTTCAATGTGAGAAAAAAGGAATATGCGATACTGGGGACTTACAAGGGCATTTTGAAGAACATGTTCCTAGGTGTGACCAAGGGCTGGAGATACAAGCTGAAGATAATCTACACGCACTTCCCGGTCCTCGCCAAGGTGCAGGGAAGCCAGCTAGTTATCGAGAATTTCTTAGGCCGTAAGTCTAAAATTACGCTGGATATACCAAAAGGCGTTAAGGTTGAGGTAAAGGGTAAGGAGGACATAGTGGTGGAGGGCATAGACAGAGAGCTGGTGGGCACATTCGCCTCCTCAATACAAGCCGCCACTGAGCTACATGGAGATGAGAGACCGTCGCCGCACGGCCGCGAGGGGACGCTGGGCGTTGTGGATGGGATCTACGTCGTGGGGGTTGAGCACATCAAAGCCTAA
- a CDS encoding ABC transporter ATP-binding protein, whose amino-acid sequence MAVELINVSKIYNSGIAKTVALDGVNLSTAPGEAVVHMGPSGSGKTTLLNIIATLDRPTSGHVLIMGVDVAKLPERELERFRLKNIGYLFQSFNLVPYLTAEQNVALPLIALGVRKELALLRARALLEFVGLGNAARLYPHQMSGGMQQRVAIARSLATKPPILILDEPTSNIDLDNAAVVLGLITLANRLMKTTVFVATHDPEVARIATRIVYMRGGRAYESPEPPRRELKINLEHAASAFEKIRHIDELIGL is encoded by the coding sequence ATGGCAGTAGAATTGATAAACGTGTCTAAAATTTACAACAGCGGCATAGCGAAGACCGTGGCGCTGGACGGGGTGAACCTATCAACGGCTCCAGGAGAGGCCGTCGTTCATATGGGCCCCTCTGGCTCAGGAAAGACCACGCTACTAAACATCATCGCCACGCTGGATCGGCCCACCTCCGGCCATGTCTTGATAATGGGCGTCGATGTGGCCAAGCTCCCCGAGAGGGAGCTGGAGAGGTTTAGGCTAAAGAACATCGGATACCTCTTCCAGAGCTTCAACCTAGTGCCCTACCTAACCGCGGAGCAGAACGTGGCGTTGCCGCTCATCGCCCTCGGCGTAAGGAAAGAACTTGCCCTCCTAAGGGCGAGGGCCCTTTTGGAATTCGTGGGCCTGGGAAACGCCGCCAGGTTGTACCCGCACCAGATGTCGGGGGGTATGCAACAGAGAGTAGCTATAGCTAGATCGCTGGCGACAAAACCGCCTATCCTGATACTGGATGAGCCCACCTCCAACATCGACTTGGACAATGCCGCAGTTGTCCTCGGCCTCATCACGCTTGCCAACCGCTTGATGAAAACGACGGTATTCGTCGCCACCCACGACCCGGAGGTGGCCCGCATCGCTACGCGTATTGTGTATATGCGCGGTGGCCGTGCCTACGAGTCGCCGGAGCCGCCGAGGCGCGAGCTGAAGATAAACTTAGAGCACGCCGCATCTGCATTTGAAAAAATAAGGCATATTGACGAGTTGATTGGGCTATGA
- a CDS encoding FAD-dependent oxidoreductase, whose protein sequence is MVRVVVIGGGAAGASAAARARRLDPNAEVILIERGSMITHAPCGMPYAIGGIVKSHEELQTYTPEEFEKERNIKVLIRTEVVDIDTDKKTVTVRRGGAQETIIWDKLVIATGAKPLVPRIAGVELKGILTMRHPDDVPTIKGHLEKAKTVAVVGGGYIGVEMAEVLLELGKKVLLFEQFDQVLPGALDADVAALVAEEMRAKGVELHLGEKVVEFRGAEHVNKVVTEKGEYQVDEVVLAVGVRPDVDLAVRAGAKLGETGAVYVNEYMETTVPDVYAAGDVAEKVHRVTGRRVWIPLAPTANKEGQVAGGNAVRGRVLKFPGVVGTAVTKFYNLYIARTGLSEKEANALGLKAQSALIKARTKAHYMPGAETVHVKLIAEESTGRLLGGQIVGKSPVVAAYADILAVAVQSGYAVSDLFFSDIGYMPDTAPVWHPLIVAARVLSRGKL, encoded by the coding sequence ATGGTTAGGGTAGTGGTGATTGGAGGCGGGGCGGCCGGCGCCTCCGCAGCCGCCAGGGCCAGGAGGTTAGATCCAAACGCCGAGGTAATACTAATAGAAAGAGGGTCAATGATAACGCACGCCCCTTGCGGCATGCCCTACGCAATTGGGGGGATCGTGAAGAGCCACGAGGAGCTTCAGACCTACACGCCGGAGGAGTTTGAGAAGGAGCGCAACATAAAGGTGCTAATCAGAACGGAGGTTGTAGACATAGACACAGATAAGAAGACGGTAACTGTGAGAAGGGGCGGAGCCCAGGAGACAATAATTTGGGACAAGCTGGTGATCGCAACGGGCGCTAAGCCGCTTGTCCCGAGGATCGCCGGCGTAGAACTTAAGGGTATCCTTACCATGAGGCACCCCGACGACGTGCCCACGATCAAAGGCCATCTGGAGAAGGCGAAGACGGTAGCCGTGGTGGGGGGCGGGTACATAGGCGTAGAAATGGCGGAGGTGTTGTTGGAGCTTGGGAAGAAGGTTCTCCTCTTCGAGCAGTTTGATCAAGTACTTCCCGGCGCTCTCGACGCCGACGTAGCGGCGTTGGTTGCAGAAGAGATGAGGGCAAAGGGCGTGGAGCTACACCTAGGGGAGAAGGTAGTTGAGTTCAGAGGCGCAGAACACGTGAACAAGGTGGTGACCGAGAAGGGGGAGTACCAAGTAGACGAGGTGGTGCTGGCAGTGGGGGTGAGGCCCGACGTAGATCTCGCCGTAAGGGCCGGGGCGAAGCTGGGAGAGACCGGTGCCGTCTATGTGAACGAGTATATGGAGACCACGGTGCCCGACGTATACGCGGCTGGGGACGTGGCGGAGAAGGTGCATAGGGTAACTGGAAGGAGGGTGTGGATCCCACTGGCGCCAACGGCGAATAAGGAGGGCCAGGTGGCGGGCGGAAACGCGGTGAGGGGCCGAGTGCTCAAGTTCCCCGGCGTTGTGGGCACCGCCGTCACTAAGTTCTACAACCTCTACATTGCCAGGACGGGGCTAAGCGAGAAGGAGGCAAACGCCCTAGGGCTTAAGGCCCAGAGCGCGTTGATAAAGGCGAGGACAAAGGCGCATTACATGCCGGGGGCCGAGACGGTGCATGTGAAGCTAATCGCCGAGGAGTCCACTGGGCGATTGCTAGGCGGGCAGATAGTGGGCAAAAGCCCCGTAGTGGCGGCCTATGCCGACATCTTGGCAGTGGCCGTGCAGTCGGGATACGCCGTGTCGGACCTCTTCTTCTCCGATATAGGCTATATGCCGGACACGGCGCCGGTGTGGCATCCGTTAATAGTTGCGGCTAGGGTTTTGAGTAGAGGAAAATTATAA
- a CDS encoding MMPL family transporter, whose amino-acid sequence MRLLLAGFAVTVVVYLVLALNAPKVFEVLVYDESKLMPPDIEPEVVNRIVANTNKGEATVPVVIFGPRVEEKARELSRLYPNATTPWTVLDKALEAYYKKVGEVVDNATARFREAALEIARYTNSTCGDLERLADAYRKAREEARRLLLATYGVAAYGKAVDNSTAQFLQLYEEYVKTYDVDTAVRLAADKAYGNVSNLLANVTWKNWATDNAVDSVAVAILSARLNKTLIDTARAVSVLGARQYLYVALLNSTPAMLRPYLPLLVCGGDVEKAVGTFRNALWRNITSHNPPPTLYSLPLVSELVYRDQYAIAVVKTSGGQPTIPADIGVPVSTSQLLKSFQEVVTQDVSLIDKTTAAALFLVLLTVLGTILTPLIIVSTVGLTYLALLGFIFHIRDVQPIYYLTVYMAAPVVFAIGVDYMLLMSGRYAEERAHGNDKLSAVSTVRKYANRAIAASAAVVATSLGSFAVSPLPFMQSIGIGYLITTAFVVVSVFVIFPSLLLILGDKIFWPRKTISAHEGRSKFLEVAVSTALRRPLLTTVVAVLITLLSFMFLITTLKVTTNPVVAMPETPYKKALEVATTYFSNITALSTTYIAMRKPPPGGLLAEIEKLPHFVNYTVDQRGEWYVVSIKLSVEDTSDELLYIYHRLDELRRVYGPFLIGGAASWKNVIFSEIYVRFWNLQVYIIIALAFLILSFLLRSFLIPARLLATVLMSISWSLALEVLIFQEAMGKPTYWLVPVILFAFLIAIGTDYDIFIVARIREELERGLGERDAIKRAIVATGPIVTGAAMILAAAFSTLLLSQTLVLRQVGFTIALAALIDAFIIRPLVVPAMMVLAGRYNWLWIGGYSINTYKQSADPVGADSRRS is encoded by the coding sequence GTGAGGTTGTTGCTCGCCGGCTTCGCCGTCACGGTAGTGGTATACCTGGTGCTAGCATTAAACGCCCCTAAGGTGTTCGAAGTACTTGTATATGACGAGTCTAAACTAATGCCTCCAGACATAGAGCCTGAGGTAGTGAACAGGATTGTGGCAAACACCAACAAAGGCGAGGCGACGGTGCCTGTAGTAATATTTGGCCCTCGCGTTGAAGAAAAGGCGAGGGAGCTATCTCGCTTGTATCCAAACGCCACTACGCCCTGGACAGTGCTAGACAAGGCGTTGGAAGCATATTACAAAAAGGTAGGCGAAGTGGTAGACAACGCCACGGCGAGGTTCAGGGAGGCGGCGCTTGAAATAGCGCGCTATACTAATTCCACATGCGGCGACTTGGAGAGGCTTGCCGACGCCTATAGAAAGGCGAGGGAGGAGGCGAGGCGTCTGCTTTTGGCTACCTACGGCGTGGCGGCGTATGGAAAGGCTGTAGACAACTCCACTGCGCAGTTTCTCCAGCTATACGAGGAGTATGTCAAGACATACGATGTGGACACAGCGGTGAGGCTCGCGGCTGACAAGGCGTATGGCAACGTGTCCAACCTGCTGGCTAACGTGACTTGGAAGAACTGGGCAACTGATAATGCGGTAGACAGTGTAGCTGTCGCGATACTATCGGCCAGGCTTAACAAGACGCTGATAGACACGGCGCGTGCGGTGAGCGTGTTAGGTGCAAGGCAGTATTTGTATGTGGCGTTGCTAAACAGCACGCCTGCCATGCTCCGCCCCTATCTACCCCTCTTGGTGTGTGGTGGGGATGTAGAAAAAGCGGTGGGCACATTCCGCAACGCGTTGTGGAGAAACATCACTTCGCACAACCCCCCACCTACTCTTTACTCTTTGCCTCTAGTCTCAGAGCTGGTCTACCGGGATCAATATGCAATTGCGGTGGTGAAAACAAGCGGAGGCCAGCCCACAATACCGGCGGACATCGGCGTGCCGGTCTCGACCTCTCAGCTTCTCAAAAGCTTCCAAGAAGTTGTGACCCAAGATGTTTCGCTGATTGATAAAACCACTGCGGCCGCGCTGTTTTTAGTTCTCTTGACTGTGCTGGGCACCATACTGACCCCCCTCATAATTGTGTCAACAGTGGGATTAACATACCTCGCGTTGCTCGGCTTTATTTTTCACATACGCGACGTCCAGCCCATATACTACCTCACGGTGTACATGGCCGCGCCGGTGGTCTTCGCAATAGGGGTGGACTATATGCTACTAATGTCGGGGAGATACGCCGAGGAGCGCGCACACGGCAACGACAAACTTTCCGCAGTCTCCACTGTTAGGAAGTACGCCAACAGGGCCATAGCCGCAAGCGCAGCTGTGGTGGCAACTTCGCTGGGCTCCTTTGCTGTGTCTCCACTTCCCTTTATGCAGTCTATTGGGATAGGCTATCTCATAACAACGGCATTTGTCGTGGTATCGGTGTTTGTAATTTTCCCATCGCTCCTCCTCATATTAGGCGACAAGATCTTCTGGCCTAGGAAGACTATAAGCGCCCACGAGGGGAGATCTAAATTTCTGGAAGTTGCGGTGTCAACAGCGCTTAGGAGACCTCTCCTCACTACCGTAGTTGCAGTGCTTATTACCCTCCTCTCTTTTATGTTCCTCATCACCACGCTTAAGGTCACCACCAATCCCGTAGTGGCGATGCCCGAGACGCCGTATAAGAAAGCCCTTGAAGTAGCGACTACTTACTTCTCCAACATAACCGCTTTATCCACGACTTACATAGCCATGCGCAAGCCCCCGCCCGGCGGCCTTTTAGCAGAGATAGAAAAACTCCCTCACTTTGTCAACTACACTGTAGACCAGCGGGGGGAGTGGTACGTCGTTTCTATAAAGCTCTCCGTGGAAGACACCTCCGACGAGCTCCTCTACATCTACCACAGGCTTGACGAACTGCGCCGCGTCTACGGCCCATTTTTGATAGGAGGTGCGGCTTCCTGGAAAAATGTAATATTCAGCGAGATATATGTACGATTTTGGAATCTTCAAGTCTACATAATAATAGCGTTGGCGTTCCTAATACTCTCATTCCTCCTGAGGAGCTTCCTCATCCCCGCCCGCCTACTGGCAACTGTGTTGATGTCAATATCCTGGTCGCTGGCCCTCGAGGTTCTGATATTTCAGGAGGCTATGGGAAAGCCCACATATTGGCTTGTGCCTGTGATACTGTTCGCGTTTCTCATCGCCATAGGTACTGATTACGATATCTTCATCGTCGCGAGAATTCGGGAAGAGCTAGAACGCGGCCTAGGAGAGAGAGACGCGATAAAGAGGGCGATTGTGGCCACTGGGCCTATAGTGACCGGGGCCGCCATGATCCTCGCGGCTGCTTTTAGCACTCTCCTCCTCTCTCAGACGCTCGTGCTGAGGCAGGTGGGATTCACAATTGCATTAGCGGCGCTGATAGACGCCTTTATTATCAGGCCGCTGGTGGTGCCTGCAATGATGGTATTGGCTGGCCGATATAACTGGCTGTGGATTGGAGGATACAGCATTAACACTTATAAACAGAGCGCAGATCCAGTAGGTGCGGATAGTCGACGTTCTTAA
- a CDS encoding 50S ribosomal protein L40e: MPITLDPEKLAIVMKHRFQYKICRECGARNPPNAEKCRRCHSKNLRPKKFKKK, from the coding sequence ATGCCGATAACTCTAGACCCTGAAAAGCTGGCAATTGTAATGAAACACCGCTTCCAGTACAAGATCTGCAGGGAATGCGGAGCCCGCAACCCGCCCAATGCCGAGAAGTGCAGACGTTGTCACTCGAAGAATCTGCGACCTAAGAAGTTCAAGAAGAAGTAA
- a CDS encoding MFS transporter produces MEMRDRRRTAARGRWALWMGSTSWGLSTSKPKLLAYALFSAPYSFVVFLLPFYVFEVGGDKAAVGISFAMYALAIVVFRPAAGWLADVVGRRVTNIAGGVALAVAMAILGISTELSHIYTALFLAGVGSSLINVAMIAYVSDVGGLENPTLYSKMRIAAALGAVGGGFSIPAAYVLSKAWGYAAAFKALAVAMSLTTVVALALVPEETARLALRHKSGDVAAAFCITAMGFFIGAATGVYGPQILPYIYAKFSLSPFAAVLVYLPAVVAWLIGPKLARPTALSAIIGGALMSAALVAMYHSPNPALFSAVWLAESLGIAIVSTSLDQALSRHVKGAYWGRGYGVYQSVYNMGYALGAAASGFLPNPFYTALLPLVAFFALAAICQGSRRISPTGSPAPRLGLG; encoded by the coding sequence ATGGAGATGAGAGACCGTCGCCGCACGGCCGCGAGGGGACGCTGGGCGTTGTGGATGGGATCTACGTCGTGGGGGTTGAGCACATCAAAGCCTAAGCTCCTCGCCTACGCGCTCTTCTCAGCCCCGTACTCATTCGTCGTATTCCTGTTACCTTTCTATGTGTTTGAGGTAGGAGGCGACAAAGCCGCGGTCGGCATATCCTTTGCCATGTACGCCCTAGCCATTGTCGTGTTCCGTCCCGCCGCCGGCTGGCTTGCAGACGTAGTGGGTAGACGTGTAACGAACATAGCCGGGGGCGTGGCGCTTGCCGTGGCCATGGCCATTTTGGGCATATCAACGGAGTTGTCGCACATATACACAGCCTTGTTTCTAGCAGGGGTGGGATCTAGTCTAATAAACGTAGCGATGATAGCCTACGTGTCAGACGTAGGGGGCTTAGAAAATCCCACACTGTACTCAAAAATGAGGATTGCCGCCGCCTTAGGAGCCGTTGGCGGAGGGTTCTCGATCCCTGCCGCCTATGTCTTATCTAAGGCTTGGGGATACGCTGCGGCATTCAAAGCGTTGGCCGTAGCGATGTCGCTTACAACAGTTGTCGCTCTCGCTCTCGTCCCCGAGGAGACAGCCCGCCTCGCGTTGCGCCACAAATCAGGAGATGTGGCGGCGGCGTTCTGCATAACGGCGATGGGGTTTTTCATAGGCGCCGCCACGGGGGTGTACGGCCCCCAGATCCTGCCCTATATCTATGCCAAATTCTCCTTATCTCCCTTCGCCGCGGTGTTGGTATACCTCCCGGCCGTTGTTGCATGGCTGATAGGGCCAAAACTGGCGAGGCCCACGGCGCTTTCCGCAATCATAGGCGGTGCGTTAATGTCGGCGGCCCTCGTTGCGATGTATCACTCGCCTAATCCTGCCCTATTTTCCGCCGTCTGGCTCGCGGAGAGCCTCGGCATCGCGATAGTGTCGACATCGCTGGACCAAGCGCTATCGAGGCACGTAAAGGGAGCATACTGGGGGCGTGGATACGGCGTATATCAATCAGTTTACAACATGGGCTATGCCTTGGGGGCGGCCGCATCAGGATTTCTGCCGAATCCGTTCTACACCGCCCTCCTACCACTTGTTGCCTTCTTCGCACTAGCCGCTATATGCCAAGGTAGCCGACGAATATCCCCAACGGGATCACCAGCCCCACGGCTAGGTTTAGGTTGA
- a CDS encoding thioredoxin family protein — protein MQYKSAVVDDIDKLLWKKAVELAARDKQPRCCTVNYAPGYVVRGTQLKNAIYGCKVAFVMFFGKTCPYCQMFDPIFRQVGERYKDLANFVKADIEEFYQLAASLGVMGTPATVAFVDGRPVELAPGFMTAPQFRSFVEGVLRYVGCR, from the coding sequence ATGCAATATAAAAGCGCAGTCGTGGACGATATTGACAAGCTATTGTGGAAAAAAGCCGTGGAGCTGGCGGCGAGGGATAAGCAACCGAGGTGTTGCACCGTAAACTACGCCCCGGGCTACGTGGTGAGGGGCACCCAGCTGAAAAACGCCATATACGGTTGCAAAGTAGCCTTCGTCATGTTTTTCGGCAAGACCTGTCCCTACTGCCAGATGTTTGACCCGATCTTTCGGCAAGTTGGTGAGAGATATAAGGACTTAGCTAACTTCGTCAAGGCCGACATTGAGGAGTTCTACCAGCTAGCCGCTTCTCTAGGCGTGATGGGCACGCCGGCGACAGTCGCCTTTGTAGACGGCCGGCCGGTGGAGCTGGCCCCCGGCTTTATGACGGCGCCCCAGTTTAGGTCTTTTGTAGAAGGCGTTCTCAGATATGTGGGTTGCCGCTAG
- the mdh gene encoding NAD-dependent malate dehydrogenase has product MITVIGSGRVGTAAAVIMGILKVDTKILLIDIVKGLPQGEALDMNHMSSILGLDVEYVGSNEYKDMEGSDLVIVTAGLPRKPGMTREQLLEANAKIVSEIGREIRKYAPESVVILTTNPLDAMTYVMWKATGFPRERVIGFSGVLDAGRLAYYASKKLGVSPASILPIVLGQHGESMFPVPSKSFVHGVPLSRLLTEDQLREVVEETVKAGARITELRGFSSNWGPGSGLAIMAEAVKRDSKRSLIASVVLEGEYGVRDVPVEVPIVLGRRGVLKVLEVELTEEERQKFMQSVEAVKKLISSLPPAYLS; this is encoded by the coding sequence ATGATAACTGTAATAGGTAGCGGGAGAGTCGGCACGGCGGCCGCCGTTATTATGGGAATTCTGAAAGTAGATACGAAAATACTTCTAATCGATATAGTCAAGGGGCTACCCCAAGGCGAGGCCCTCGACATGAACCACATGAGCTCTATCCTCGGCCTCGACGTTGAGTATGTGGGGTCAAACGAATACAAAGACATGGAGGGTAGCGACTTGGTAATCGTCACTGCCGGACTGCCAAGGAAGCCCGGCATGACGAGGGAGCAGCTACTTGAGGCTAACGCTAAAATAGTCAGCGAGATAGGCAGAGAGATAAGGAAGTACGCGCCCGAGTCTGTGGTTATCCTAACCACAAACCCGCTTGACGCCATGACCTACGTTATGTGGAAAGCCACCGGGTTCCCAAGAGAGCGCGTAATCGGGTTCAGCGGCGTCCTCGACGCTGGAAGACTTGCCTACTACGCATCCAAGAAGCTGGGCGTTTCGCCGGCGTCGATACTGCCCATAGTCCTGGGGCAACACGGCGAGAGTATGTTCCCCGTCCCGAGTAAAAGTTTTGTACATGGAGTGCCTCTGAGCAGGCTTCTTACAGAAGACCAGCTGAGAGAGGTGGTTGAGGAGACGGTGAAGGCGGGGGCAAGGATCACGGAGCTCAGAGGCTTCTCCTCTAACTGGGGCCCAGGATCCGGCTTGGCGATAATGGCAGAGGCCGTGAAGCGTGATTCCAAGCGTTCCCTAATCGCCTCTGTGGTTTTAGAAGGAGAGTACGGAGTGCGCGACGTCCCTGTGGAGGTCCCCATAGTGCTGGGAAGACGCGGAGTGTTGAAAGTCCTAGAAGTGGAACTAACAGAAGAGGAGAGGCAGAAATTTATGCAAAGCGTAGAAGCCGTGAAGAAGCTTATTTCTTCCCTACCGCCTGCGTACTTATCGTAA
- a CDS encoding UbiA-like polyprenyltransferase yields the protein MSFDPEAVGATAARYLRFIRVEHTVFTLPMAYAAALLSGGVLDLWKALSIGLAVFGLRTAGMAWNNIADYPIDKLNPRTQGRMLVSGKITFREAYGVFLFGATVFLLSAAALGPWPLILSAPYLAVVLTYPYAKRLHCLPHLHLGAVYALVPLGASIAMHPYDLGEALAKTPWLLVAAAALWVAGFDVMYSKGDYEFDKAHRLGSIPACFGLRSADYASAAMLVASAALYVANYLVSGMRPVGLVVTLFGAALEIGSAVLGARGDLGRGFNLNLAVGLVIPLGIFVGYLGI from the coding sequence GTGTCTTTCGACCCAGAGGCGGTGGGAGCCACGGCGGCTAGGTACCTGCGCTTCATTAGAGTTGAACACACGGTATTCACCCTCCCGATGGCGTACGCCGCTGCTTTGCTTTCAGGAGGCGTGCTGGATCTCTGGAAGGCCCTTTCCATCGGCTTGGCGGTCTTCGGCTTAAGGACCGCAGGCATGGCTTGGAACAACATCGCGGACTATCCCATAGACAAGCTCAACCCAAGGACTCAGGGCCGTATGCTGGTCTCGGGGAAGATCACCTTCAGAGAGGCTTACGGCGTGTTTTTATTCGGAGCAACCGTCTTTCTGCTGTCGGCGGCGGCCTTGGGGCCCTGGCCTCTTATACTCTCGGCCCCCTACCTAGCCGTCGTCTTGACCTACCCCTACGCCAAGAGGCTCCACTGCCTACCTCACCTTCACCTAGGCGCCGTCTACGCGCTGGTGCCCCTCGGCGCCTCTATCGCGATGCACCCATACGACTTGGGAGAAGCGCTGGCGAAGACCCCTTGGCTGTTGGTGGCGGCGGCGGCGCTCTGGGTGGCGGGTTTCGACGTCATGTACTCTAAGGGCGACTACGAGTTCGACAAAGCCCACCGGCTGGGTAGTATACCGGCTTGTTTTGGGCTTAGAAGCGCTGATTATGCCAGTGCGGCCATGCTCGTGGCGTCGGCCGCGCTGTACGTGGCGAACTACCTCGTGAGCGGGATGAGGCCAGTGGGGCTGGTGGTCACGCTGTTTGGAGCCGCCTTGGAGATCGGCTCAGCTGTACTAGGCGCTAGGGGAGACTTGGGGAGAGGCTTCAACCTAAACCTAGCCGTGGGGCTGGTGATCCCGTTGGGGATATTCGTCGGCTACCTTGGCATATAG